A stretch of the Rosa rugosa chromosome 5, drRosRugo1.1, whole genome shotgun sequence genome encodes the following:
- the LOC133711167 gene encoding cell wall / vacuolar inhibitor of fructosidase 1-like codes for MRSIISVAVLIYQISFLPLTQCRVYLPTDANLIGQTCLQTAKPDLCVSSLESVPESSDADIKGLALIMSDNVLKGKAQDALKEINELIKQTPISSNKALLACADYYGTIIEFHIEKQAHDGITGNQPRKAAQLAMDDTVYLVNECNNGLGFSPSSPLTVMSASVADIATITKAIVQILS; via the coding sequence ATGAGAAGTATAATATCTGTAGCAGTTCTCATATACCAAATTTCATTTCTTCCATTAACTCAGTGCAGGGTTTACCTACCAACGGATGCCAATCTCATTGGCCAGACATGCCTTCAAACCGCGAAACCCGATCTTTGTGTCTCTTCTCTTGAATCGGTCCCTGAGAGCTCCGATGCAGACATCAAAGGCTTAGCTCTCATAATGTCCGACAATGTACTCAAGGGCAAAGCACAGGATGCTCTGAAAGAAATCAACGAGCTGATTAAGCAGACACCTATATCGAGTAACAAAGCCTTACTTGCATGCGCAGACTACTATGGCACGATCATAGAATTTCATATCGAAAAACAAGCGCATGATGGAATTACTGGGAATCAGCCTAGGAAAGCTGCACAGCTAGCCATGGATGATACCGTCTATTTGGTCAATGAATGTAACAATGGTTTGGGTTTTTCACCTAGCTCTCCTCTAACAGTTATGAGCGCAAGTGTGGCTGATATTGCGACCATTACTAAAGCAATAGTGCAGATATTGTCGTGA
- the LOC133709743 gene encoding actin-related protein 3 translates to MDPASRPAVVIDNGTGYTKMGFAGNVEPCYIVPTVVAVNESFLNQSRSTSKASWVAQHNAGVMADLDFFIGDEALEKSRSSSTYNLSYPISHGQVDNWDSMERFWQQCIFNYLRCDPEDHYFLLTESPLTAPESREYTGEIMFETFNVPGLYIAVNSVLALAAGYTTSKCEMTGVVVDVGDGASHVVPVAEGYVIGSSIKSVPIAGRDVTLFVQQLMRERGENVPPEDSFDVARKVKEMYCYTSSDIVKEFNKHDKEPSKYIKQWKGIKPKTGAPYTCDIGYERFLGPEVFFNPEIYSSDFTTPLPVVIDKCIQSAPIDTRRSLYKNIVLSGGSTMFKDFHRRLQRDIKKIVDARLRASEARVGGELKSHPVEVNVVSHPIQRYAVWFGGSVLASTPEFFGACHTKAEYEEYGASICRTNPVFKGMY, encoded by the exons atggaCCCTGCCTCTCGCCCCGCAGTCGTCATCGACAACGGCACCGG GTATACTAAGATGGGGTTCGCCGGAAACGTCGAGCCGTGTTACATTGTCCCCACTGTAGTAGCTGTCAACGAATCGTTTCTGAACCAATCGAGAAGCACCTCCAAGGCGAGCTGGGTAGCGCAGCACAATGCGGGTGTGATGGCTGATCTTGATTTCTTCATAGGGGATGAGGCTTTGGAGAAGTCTCGATCCAGCTCTACTTATAATTTGAGCTATCCGATTAGTCATGGGCAGGTGGACAATTGGGATTCAATGGAGCGGTTTTGGCAGCAGTGTATATTTAACTATTTGCGTTGTGATCCTGAAGATCATTACTTTCTTTTGACTGAGAGCCCGCTTACTGCCCCGGAGAGCCGGGAGTACACCGGAGAAATTATGTTTGAGACTTTCAATGTTCCTGGCCTTTACATTGCTGTGAATTCGGTACTTGCTCTCGCAGCTGGCTACACTACCTCTAAG TGTGAGATGACAGGTGTTGTAGTAGATGTTGGAGATGGGGCAAGTCATGTTGTTCCTGTTGCAGAAGGTTATGTGATTGGGAGCAGCATCAAGTCAGTTCCGATTGCCGGGAGAGATGTCACTCTCTTTGTTCAACAGCTTATGCGG GAAAGAGGAGAGAACGTGCCACCAGAAGACTCCTTTGATGTAGCTCGCAAAGTGAAGGAAATGTATTGCTATACTAGTTCTGACATTGTCAAG GAGTTCAATAAGCACGATAAAGAACCATCCAAATATATTAAGCAATGGAAAGGCATTAAACCAAAGACAGGGGCACCCTACACTTGTGATATTGGCTATGAACGATTTCTCGGACCAGAG GTATTTTTTAATCCTGAGATTTATAGCAGCGATTTCACGACTCCATTACCAGTTGTAATTGACAAGTGTATTCAGTCTGCCCCAATTGACACCAGGAGGTCTTTGTATAAG AATATCGTGTTGTCTGGAGGTTCAACGATGTTCAAGGACTTCCATAGAAGGCTGCAACGAGATATAAAGAAGATTGTGGATGCCCGGCTTCGTGCATCTGAAGCTCGAGTCGGTGGAGAACTAAAA TCGCATCCAGTGGAAGTAAATGTGGTAAGCCATCCCATCCAGAGATATGCAGTTTGGTTTGGAGGCTCCGTACTTGCATCCACGCCTGAATTCTTTGGG GCTTGCCATACTAAAGCAGAGTATGAGGAATATGGGGCAAGCATCTGTAGAACAAATCCTGTTTTCAAGGGGATGTACTGA